From a single Nostoc sp. MS1 genomic region:
- a CDS encoding DUF305 domain-containing protein, with product MLRPDVKNSFLALGFVVLTSLTGGMLTACSTNSQTQNETPKPTAIDASTQQHHNHSMAMDLGPADANYDLRFIDAMIMHHQGAVDMANVAQQKSKRKEIKQLATNIIKAQNQEISQMKQWRTAWYPKAGDQPMAYDATMGHMMAMSSEQQQGMMMSQDLGNADAEFDLRFINAMIPHHEGAVVMAQDALQKSQHQEIKNLAQAIIKAQEGEIKEMKQWRTTWYKK from the coding sequence ATGTTACGCCCCGATGTAAAAAATAGCTTTTTGGCGCTTGGCTTTGTAGTGCTGACATCTCTAACAGGAGGGATGTTGACGGCTTGTTCTACAAATTCTCAAACTCAAAATGAAACTCCAAAACCTACTGCAATTGATGCTAGTACCCAGCAGCATCACAATCACAGTATGGCAATGGATTTAGGCCCAGCAGATGCTAACTATGATTTGCGTTTTATTGATGCGATGATTATGCACCATCAAGGTGCGGTGGATATGGCAAATGTTGCACAGCAGAAGTCAAAACGGAAGGAAATTAAGCAGTTGGCGACTAATATTATCAAAGCCCAAAACCAGGAAATTTCACAAATGAAACAATGGCGCACAGCTTGGTATCCCAAGGCAGGGGATCAACCAATGGCTTATGATGCCACAATGGGTCATATGATGGCGATGTCGTCTGAACAACAGCAAGGCATGATGATGAGCCAGGATTTAGGCAACGCTGATGCTGAGTTTGATTTACGCTTTATTAACGCCATGATTCCCCATCATGAAGGTGCTGTAGTAATGGCACAAGATGCTTTACAGAAGTCCCAACATCAGGAAATTAAAAACTTAGCTCAAGCCATTATTAAAGCGCAGGAAGGGGAAATTAAAGAGATGAAACAGTGGCGGACAACTTGGTATAAGAAGTAG
- a CDS encoding S-adenosyl-l-methionine hydroxide adenosyltransferase family protein, whose protein sequence is MSENYRKQTFVTLLSDFGDRDVYVAVMKGVIAQINPNLKVVDLTHQIPPQNIAAARFCLMNAYLYFPEETVHIAVVDPEVGGKRRAIAVQFAGGFLVGPDNGIFSGVLAQSPAIAAVELTNSQYWRTPELSKTFHGRDIFAPVGAYLADGVSLQQLGIEIDPASLIQMSLENCTQTTTGWSGCIQYIDYFGNLVSNIPGDYTKGRKWGVQVGGLTIPGCNTYSEVQTGEVLALVGSHGWVEIAINNGNAHSKLQINLQDPLELISY, encoded by the coding sequence ATGTCAGAAAATTACAGAAAACAGACCTTTGTAACGTTATTGAGCGATTTTGGTGATCGCGACGTTTATGTGGCTGTAATGAAGGGAGTCATAGCCCAAATCAACCCCAACCTGAAGGTAGTTGACTTAACCCATCAGATCCCGCCACAGAATATTGCGGCTGCGAGGTTTTGTTTAATGAATGCTTACCTTTACTTCCCTGAAGAGACGGTACATATAGCCGTAGTAGATCCGGAGGTGGGTGGGAAAAGACGAGCGATCGCTGTACAATTTGCAGGTGGATTTCTAGTAGGGCCGGACAATGGCATATTTAGCGGTGTATTAGCTCAAAGTCCCGCCATTGCAGCCGTTGAACTCACTAATTCCCAATATTGGCGCACCCCTGAACTTAGTAAAACTTTTCATGGTAGAGACATTTTCGCCCCAGTCGGCGCTTATCTTGCCGATGGTGTATCATTGCAACAATTAGGAATTGAAATTGACCCAGCTAGTTTGATACAGATGAGCCTGGAAAACTGCACCCAAACAACAACAGGTTGGTCAGGCTGCATACAATATATAGATTACTTTGGGAATTTAGTCAGTAATATTCCCGGTGATTACACCAAAGGTAGAAAATGGGGTGTGCAAGTTGGTGGTTTGACGATTCCAGGATGTAATACCTACAGTGAAGTACAGACGGGAGAGGTATTAGCTTTAGTTGGGAGTCATGGCTGGGTAGAAATTGCCATCAATAACGGTAACGCACACTCAAAGCTACAAATAAATTTGCAAGACCCTCTAGAACTAATTAGTTATTAG
- a CDS encoding DUF2301 domain-containing membrane protein has protein sequence MTTSLPTSDVYQGQFGEFTIDQSDRNGVIIYRAGLMVAALSFAIGCAIVLFTNNPLAIQALTPLYTCFSLALGVSLLTIHIYLAPLHRLLQAFWLIGSIAAFYVGHSDSQPFAVTVYTQPLTILGIGFTFAALTGIYFKEAFCFNRLETKALTLIVPVLLLGHLVGILPTQWEQVLLATWAILFLVFAFRKAIQAIPPDIGDKSVFAYLKQKPTVKV, from the coding sequence ATGACTACATCACTACCTACATCAGACGTTTATCAAGGTCAGTTTGGAGAATTTACTATTGATCAGAGCGATCGCAATGGTGTGATAATCTACCGTGCTGGTTTAATGGTAGCTGCCCTAAGCTTTGCCATTGGCTGCGCGATAGTATTATTCACCAATAATCCTCTAGCCATCCAAGCACTGACCCCTTTATACACCTGCTTCAGCTTGGCGCTAGGTGTGAGTTTATTAACGATTCACATTTATCTTGCACCGTTACATAGACTATTACAAGCTTTTTGGTTAATTGGTAGCATTGCTGCATTTTACGTAGGACATTCTGACAGCCAACCTTTTGCTGTAACTGTCTACACTCAACCCCTAACTATATTAGGAATTGGTTTTACCTTCGCGGCTTTGACAGGGATTTATTTCAAAGAAGCATTTTGCTTTAATCGTTTAGAAACCAAAGCCCTAACCTTGATTGTTCCCGTATTATTACTAGGACACTTAGTAGGCATTTTGCCCACTCAATGGGAACAAGTCTTATTAGCAACGTGGGCAATATTATTCCTAGTCTTTGCCTTCCGTAAAGCCATACAAGCCATTCCCCCAGACATCGGCGATAAATCAGTATTCGCCTATCTCAAACAAAAACCCACAGTCAAGGTATAA
- a CDS encoding trypsin-like peptidase domain-containing protein has protein sequence MINLDIDDRKQLITLLKDLPELATERSRLQMLELAGLKQLAPMIDLSGASFVAVSEIVRYLSQYGRLTYAHEALGLFLNTLKSFVGVQQQEFLDGLLTKYDMMTPIAALPNIGQWKGGETTADVLEKIFGENTLRPIAFLQRGLEVARSVAYIGVKSSYQRWSGTGFLVAKDLLLTNNHVLPSSDLLTNSIFRFNYEDDFQGQSQPSQEYHAKPSGLFHTNEELDYTLVELDGEPGQKWGWLPLLARNIKCRERINIIQHPAGRPKEISLQNNFVEYVGGNVVQYVTSTLNGSSGSPVLNDGWEVVALHHAGGNIPEPTTKKRYFRNEGILIERILADLPSEIREMVNLASK, from the coding sequence ATGATCAATTTAGATATTGATGATCGCAAACAACTAATTACCTTACTTAAGGATCTACCAGAGTTAGCAACAGAGCGATCGCGCCTACAAATGTTGGAATTGGCTGGTCTCAAGCAGTTGGCTCCCATGATAGATTTATCAGGAGCCTCCTTTGTTGCGGTCAGTGAAATTGTCAGGTATCTATCACAGTATGGACGTTTGACCTATGCACATGAAGCACTGGGGCTATTTCTCAACACTCTCAAAAGCTTTGTCGGGGTTCAACAGCAAGAGTTTCTCGACGGGTTATTGACAAAGTACGACATGATGACACCCATCGCCGCACTTCCTAATATTGGTCAGTGGAAAGGCGGGGAAACTACAGCAGACGTTCTGGAAAAGATTTTTGGCGAGAATACATTACGTCCCATTGCTTTTTTACAGCGAGGACTAGAAGTAGCGCGATCTGTTGCTTATATTGGAGTCAAGTCCAGTTACCAACGCTGGTCAGGGACAGGCTTTTTAGTAGCTAAAGATTTATTGCTGACGAACAATCACGTTTTGCCAAGTTCAGATTTATTAACAAATTCCATATTTCGCTTTAACTACGAAGACGATTTTCAAGGACAGTCTCAACCCAGTCAAGAATATCACGCCAAGCCTAGTGGACTGTTCCATACAAATGAGGAACTAGACTATACCCTGGTTGAACTTGATGGTGAACCTGGGCAAAAGTGGGGATGGTTGCCTTTATTAGCCCGAAATATCAAGTGCAGAGAGCGAATAAACATCATTCAGCATCCAGCCGGAAGACCCAAAGAAATTTCCTTGCAAAACAATTTTGTAGAATATGTTGGCGGTAATGTGGTGCAATATGTTACATCTACACTCAATGGTTCTTCTGGGTCGCCAGTATTAAACGATGGCTGGGAAGTGGTCGCCCTGCATCATGCAGGTGGTAATATCCCTGAACCCACAACTAAGAAACGTTATTTTAGAAACGAGGGTATACTAATAGAGAGGATTTTGGCGGATTTGCCATCAGAAATTAGAGAAATGGTGAATTTAGCATCCAAGTAG
- a CDS encoding tetratricopeptide repeat protein yields MPLKSELLKFLSQMPNTQTVQQRKALLAAVGFDRLGRQITWEGTNLVFFNELLELLISEGQSNLEGFLRNLADRDLAVVGWEDSQKLVEFAENIGVLTSQDWEREFWGLAKTKSSSQKPFFLPQSDTPNFTGREEQLQQLEALLLNTQGAKVCSIVGVSGGGGIGKSALACRFATIHQDKFPDGVIGLRVDGKDVDTIAREFVRRCGEQLDAEDERDAATLMQQVFAHRRMLLIFDNAEEASIKKLRPGGTCCAVIVTTRRRNLAFSLDMGEEETIDLPPLPEADALQLLKKILGSERVENAVAATKRLVKLVGNLPLALQVLGAALRGQREPLDDYTQALEEEKDELFEELKVEGDRDLNVERSLNLSLKSLSEDEVDFFACLSVCAAEGFTKQTAMASTGCERNLLAQRCLKKLYDLSLLNYVDTGENRYLLHPLVRVYAEALAKKRGLLAVAQERHAKFFVEWLQSDELNDETTIAEVAANLDDVILAAEWLQAHEADTAQRKKESYQFALKLQPLFEQYGYWQKAITLMARFQFWAEQLHDWNTVVKCKMHEARYWSFAGDFERAEEILKSSQTYLKNIENLNTQKRREAQVLNVLGGIFQKQGKVEEAIQTFRAEILIEEEIGDNQSLAIVCNRLGKLLQSQGKIEQAQQTFERGIAIAQARNDRLTIAIGLNCLGGLLQQQGKLEQAQQIFEREIEIVQTLNDQSQLAITLNRLGGLLQQQGKLEQAQQAFEQVIAIAQALNDQSQLAIGWNCLGGLLQQQGKLEQAQQAFEQGIAIAQALNDQSQLAISWNCLGGLLQQQGKLEQAQQAFEQVVTIAQALNDQSSLAIGWNCLGGLLQQQGKLEQAQQAFEQVVTIAQALNDQSQLAIGWNCLGGLFQQQGKLEQAQQAFEQVVTIAQALNDQSQLAIGWNCLGGLFQQQSKLEQAQQAFEQVIAIVQALNDQSSLAIGWNRLGGVLQQQGKLEQAQQAFEQVIAIAQALNDQSQLAIGWNCLGGLLQQQGKLEQAQQAFEQGIVIAQALNDQSQLAIGLSRLGGLLQQQGKLDQALIIAKRCVAIETELGVSKGLAMALTQVSQLLKAAGQIPEAITTLEFLSQIEEELGNQRGLAMTLSSLASLQRDNGDFENAFNTLLRILAIEESLNNKESILWTLNNLLSLALQQKKFDLALEYYNHAVEMTRNYDNKQVSASFLNGMGIALHQYGNLLIEQRKSVDKAVELQEKSQEIFTHLNSPIQVAWVLHSLGRAWKLKGKFNTAEIVLKRSQEIFEDNKDFPSLAKVLNTLGGVLEKQQKWNEAEKILRQSYDLAVKLNDKRGQAIITNSLGQVMAHQEGEEAFKLAKMYFNKSIELGEELDDQQHLAKVHTAMGQAFLAHKVFDRAVEELSKGFEIDENLSNVYGLRIVTPMLTSALTKLRKREEALKYCNRALVIDPNSVDLLQLRNKIYNSSPVDTLAPNLGILNQVGVRLRKWEKKERIG; encoded by the coding sequence ATGCCCCTGAAGTCTGAACTGTTAAAGTTTTTGTCACAAATGCCGAATACACAAACAGTTCAGCAGCGTAAAGCATTATTAGCTGCTGTAGGGTTTGATAGGTTAGGTCGGCAAATTACTTGGGAAGGAACCAATCTGGTATTTTTTAATGAATTGCTGGAACTGTTAATTTCTGAAGGACAAAGCAATTTAGAGGGGTTTTTAAGAAACTTGGCAGACCGTGATCTGGCTGTTGTCGGCTGGGAGGATAGCCAGAAGTTGGTTGAGTTTGCTGAAAATATTGGTGTTTTAACTTCACAAGACTGGGAAAGAGAGTTTTGGGGGCTTGCCAAGACAAAATCCTCATCACAAAAGCCTTTTTTTTTGCCACAGTCAGATACACCTAATTTTACAGGGCGAGAAGAACAACTCCAGCAACTAGAGGCACTATTGCTCAATACACAGGGTGCTAAAGTCTGTAGTATTGTCGGGGTATCTGGTGGTGGTGGTATTGGCAAGTCTGCTTTAGCTTGTCGCTTTGCAACGATTCATCAAGATAAATTTCCAGATGGCGTAATTGGGTTACGGGTAGATGGTAAGGATGTGGATACTATAGCCCGTGAGTTTGTCAGACGTTGTGGAGAACAACTGGATGCGGAGGATGAGCGAGATGCAGCAACTTTGATGCAGCAGGTATTTGCTCATCGTCGAATGTTGCTGATATTTGACAATGCTGAGGAAGCAAGCATTAAAAAATTGCGTCCGGGAGGAACTTGTTGTGCGGTAATTGTGACAACGCGAAGACGCAATTTAGCTTTCTCTCTAGATATGGGAGAGGAAGAAACTATTGACTTACCCCCTTTGCCCGAAGCTGATGCGCTGCAATTGTTAAAGAAGATTTTGGGATCTGAGCGAGTTGAAAATGCGGTGGCGGCTACAAAGCGACTAGTGAAATTAGTTGGTAATTTGCCTCTAGCGTTGCAGGTTCTGGGTGCAGCTTTACGAGGGCAACGTGAGCCTTTGGATGATTATACACAAGCCTTGGAAGAAGAGAAAGATGAACTGTTTGAAGAACTCAAAGTAGAAGGCGATCGCGATCTCAATGTAGAACGTTCATTGAATTTAAGCTTGAAGTCACTTTCAGAAGATGAAGTAGATTTTTTCGCTTGTTTAAGTGTATGTGCAGCAGAAGGCTTTACTAAGCAAACAGCAATGGCATCAACAGGGTGTGAGAGAAATCTGCTAGCCCAACGTTGTTTAAAAAAGCTTTATGATTTGTCGCTCTTGAATTATGTAGATACTGGAGAGAACCGTTATCTGCTGCATCCTTTAGTACGGGTGTATGCTGAAGCGTTAGCGAAAAAGCGGGGGTTGCTGGCTGTAGCACAAGAACGTCATGCTAAATTTTTTGTCGAGTGGCTACAGTCTGATGAATTGAATGATGAGACTACTATTGCTGAGGTTGCCGCAAATTTGGATGATGTAATTTTGGCTGCTGAGTGGTTGCAGGCTCATGAAGCTGATACCGCACAGAGAAAAAAGGAATCTTATCAATTTGCCTTAAAACTACAGCCGTTATTTGAACAGTATGGCTACTGGCAAAAGGCAATTACCCTCATGGCAAGATTTCAGTTCTGGGCAGAGCAACTTCATGATTGGAATACAGTAGTTAAATGCAAAATGCACGAGGCTCGCTACTGGTCTTTTGCAGGAGACTTTGAAAGAGCCGAAGAAATTTTAAAATCTTCACAGACATATTTAAAAAATATTGAGAATTTAAATACTCAAAAGAGACGTGAAGCGCAAGTTCTGAATGTATTGGGTGGTATCTTTCAGAAACAAGGTAAGGTAGAAGAAGCAATTCAGACTTTTAGAGCAGAAATTCTGATTGAAGAAGAAATTGGTGATAATCAATCTTTAGCCATTGTCTGCAATCGTTTAGGAAAATTATTGCAGTCCCAGGGCAAAATAGAACAAGCACAGCAGACTTTTGAACGAGGAATTGCGATCGCCCAAGCTCGCAATGACCGATTAACCATTGCCATTGGGCTGAACTGTTTAGGCGGACTGCTTCAGCAACAAGGCAAATTAGAACAGGCACAGCAGATTTTTGAAAGAGAAATTGAAATCGTCCAAACTCTCAATGACCAATCTCAACTTGCCATTACACTAAACCGTTTAGGAGGATTACTTCAGCAACAAGGCAAACTAGAACAGGCACAGCAAGCTTTTGAGCAAGTAATTGCGATCGCTCAAGCTCTCAATGACCAATCTCAACTTGCCATTGGCTGGAACTGTTTAGGCGGATTGCTTCAGCAACAAGGCAAACTAGAACAGGCACAGCAGGCTTTTGAGCAAGGAATTGCGATCGCCCAAGCTCTTAATGACCAATCTCAACTTGCCATTAGCTGGAACTGTTTAGGCGGATTGCTTCAGCAACAAGGCAAATTAGAACAGGCACAGCAGGCTTTTGAGCAAGTAGTTACCATCGCTCAAGCTCTCAATGACCAATCATCCCTTGCCATTGGCTGGAACTGTTTAGGCGGACTACTTCAGCAACAAGGCAAATTAGAACAGGCACAGCAGGCTTTTGAACAAGTAGTTACCATCGCGCAAGCTCTTAATGACCAATCTCAACTTGCCATTGGCTGGAACTGTTTAGGCGGACTGTTTCAGCAACAAGGCAAATTAGAACAGGCACAGCAGGCTTTTGAACAAGTAGTTACCATCGCGCAAGCTCTTAATGACCAATCTCAACTTGCCATTGGCTGGAACTGTTTAGGCGGACTGTTTCAGCAACAAAGCAAATTAGAACAGGCACAGCAGGCTTTTGAGCAAGTAATTGCGATCGTCCAAGCTCTCAATGACCAATCATCCCTTGCCATTGGCTGGAACCGTTTAGGCGGAGTGCTTCAGCAACAAGGCAAATTAGAACAAGCACAGCAGGCTTTTGAGCAAGTAATTGCGATCGCACAAGCTCTCAATGACCAATCTCAACTTGCCATTGGCTGGAACTGTTTAGGCGGATTGCTTCAACAACAAGGTAAATTAGAACAAGCACAGCAGGCTTTTGAACAAGGAATAGTGATCGCACAAGCTCTCAATGACCAATCTCAACTTGCCATTGGGTTGAGTCGTTTAGGAGGGTTACTTCAGCAACAAGGCAAATTAGACCAAGCGCTGATAATAGCTAAACGTTGTGTTGCTATTGAAACAGAATTGGGTGTTTCCAAAGGACTAGCAATGGCCTTAACACAAGTTAGTCAACTTCTGAAAGCAGCAGGACAGATTCCAGAAGCAATTACCACCCTCGAATTTCTTTCTCAGATTGAGGAAGAACTTGGAAATCAGCGAGGATTAGCCATGACACTTAGTTCATTGGCTAGTCTGCAAAGAGATAATGGAGATTTTGAGAATGCTTTTAATACATTGCTACGTATTCTTGCCATTGAGGAGAGTTTGAATAATAAAGAAAGTATACTATGGACATTAAATAATTTATTGTCTCTAGCTTTACAACAAAAGAAATTTGATCTAGCCCTTGAATATTACAATCATGCTGTTGAAATGACAAGAAATTATGATAATAAACAAGTTTCAGCTTCTTTTTTGAATGGAATGGGGATAGCACTTCACCAATATGGCAATCTTCTTATAGAACAACGAAAATCTGTGGATAAAGCTGTTGAACTCCAAGAAAAAAGCCAAGAAATTTTCACCCATCTCAATAGCCCTATTCAGGTTGCATGGGTTTTGCACAGTCTTGGTAGAGCTTGGAAATTAAAAGGTAAATTTAACACAGCAGAAATAGTTCTTAAACGTAGTCAGGAAATTTTTGAAGATAACAAAGATTTTCCGAGTTTAGCCAAGGTCTTAAATACCTTGGGTGGGGTTTTAGAAAAACAACAGAAGTGGAATGAAGCTGAAAAAATTCTCCGACAAAGTTACGACTTAGCTGTAAAGCTGAATGATAAACGAGGGCAAGCCATAATAACTAATAGTTTAGGTCAAGTTATGGCTCATCAAGAAGGGGAAGAAGCTTTTAAGCTTGCAAAAATGTACTTTAATAAAAGTATCGAGTTAGGAGAAGAACTTGATGATCAGCAACATCTTGCTAAAGTACATACAGCAATGGGACAAGCATTTTTAGCTCACAAAGTTTTTGATCGGGCTGTGGAGGAATTGTCTAAAGGTTTTGAAATTGATGAAAATTTGTCTAATGTTTATGGTTTAAGAATTGTCACGCCTATGCTAACTTCTGCTTTAACTAAGTTGAGAAAACGAGAAGAAGCATTGAAGTATTGCAATCGCGCATTGGTAATTGACCCAAATTCAGTAGATTTACTGCAATTACGTAACAAAATTTATAACTCCTCACCTGTCGATACCTTAGCCCCAAATTTGGGAATACTCAACCAAGTGGGTGTGAGGTTGAGAAAGTGGGAGAAGAAAGAGCGTATTGGTTAG
- the dprA gene encoding DNA-processing protein DprA: MGEERAYWLAWAQISGVGPVLLQRLQQHFGTLSAAWYATKSQLGEVEGFGLQTLEKVVKQRSQLNPEQLLIQHEQENPHFWTPADTDYPRLLLETPSPPPMLYYRGEVDLQENLGHKPLVGIVGTRQPSEYGIRWTRQISTALAKNGFTIVSGMAEGIDTVSHGAAMKAGGRTIAVLGTGVDVVYPHKNKDLYKQILTSGIVVSEYPAKTPPDRTHFPRRNRIIAGLSRAVLVMEAPIKSGALITATYANDFGRDVYALPGRLDDHPSQGCLKLISQGASLIISEIDELLKMLGAIPQLDTVDKSPTPEQLSLPILPPELQQVLDAIATDALPFDLIIQQTGMNAGSVSSALLQLELMGVISQLPGMRYQKC; this comes from the coding sequence GTGGGAGAAGAAAGAGCGTATTGGTTAGCATGGGCGCAAATATCTGGAGTTGGGCCTGTTTTACTGCAACGACTACAGCAGCATTTTGGCACATTATCAGCAGCTTGGTATGCTACTAAATCTCAATTAGGGGAAGTAGAGGGCTTCGGTTTACAGACCTTAGAAAAGGTGGTAAAACAGCGATCGCAACTAAATCCAGAACAATTACTCATCCAGCACGAACAAGAAAACCCCCATTTTTGGACACCAGCAGATACAGACTATCCCCGTCTGTTATTGGAAACTCCCAGCCCACCGCCAATGTTATATTATCGGGGTGAAGTAGATTTACAAGAAAACCTCGGACATAAACCGCTAGTTGGCATTGTCGGTACACGCCAGCCGTCAGAATATGGTATCCGTTGGACGCGCCAAATTAGCACAGCCTTAGCCAAAAATGGCTTCACCATAGTTTCAGGTATGGCTGAGGGAATTGATACAGTCAGCCACGGTGCAGCGATGAAAGCCGGCGGACGGACAATTGCAGTTTTAGGTACGGGTGTAGATGTAGTCTATCCTCATAAAAACAAGGATTTGTACAAGCAAATTCTCACATCGGGAATAGTTGTTAGTGAATATCCTGCCAAGACCCCACCTGACCGGACACATTTTCCCCGGCGTAATAGAATAATTGCAGGGTTGAGTCGCGCTGTCTTGGTGATGGAAGCGCCTATCAAGTCTGGTGCATTAATTACGGCTACCTACGCCAACGATTTTGGCAGAGATGTTTACGCACTCCCTGGAAGATTAGATGACCACCCATCCCAAGGCTGTTTAAAATTAATTAGTCAAGGTGCTTCTTTAATTATCAGTGAAATAGACGAACTATTAAAAATGTTGGGAGCGATACCACAACTAGATACAGTAGATAAATCACCTACACCAGAACAGTTGAGTTTGCCCATTTTACCACCAGAACTACAACAAGTACTGGATGCGATCGCCACTGATGCCTTACCCTTCGATTTAATTATCCAACAAACAGGCATGAATGCAGGCTCAGTTTCCAGTGCCTTATTACAGTTGGAACTGATGGGTGTAATTTCTCAACTCCCCGGAATGCGATATCAAAAATGTTAA
- a CDS encoding PAP/fibrillin family protein produces the protein MLVKGLMMINDDATRISLKAELLQRLEALGLEQALFPSTQESIDEILRRLESLNPIKQPLNPSYLPSLFGDWQLVYASMGTVVTRPLASLPNFGGGIKLKRVWQKLDAGDTNRIFASNNTIFDLPLLGEWQVQADGVWICTTDEQTATVSFSSFAVQATKLLGLSQWNLPELKIPVLEFLRNEAVWITSYLDEDMRLGRGATGNLFVFRREA, from the coding sequence ATGTTGGTAAAAGGCTTAATGATGATTAACGACGATGCCACAAGAATTTCTTTAAAAGCCGAACTACTGCAAAGATTAGAAGCATTAGGTTTAGAACAAGCTTTATTTCCATCAACACAAGAATCAATAGATGAAATTTTGCGGCGCTTGGAAAGTCTTAACCCCATCAAACAACCACTTAATCCCAGCTATCTACCTTCCCTATTTGGGGACTGGCAATTAGTGTACGCTTCTATGGGTACAGTTGTTACACGCCCTCTTGCATCATTGCCCAACTTTGGCGGGGGAATTAAACTCAAACGGGTGTGGCAAAAGTTAGACGCAGGCGATACCAACCGAATTTTCGCTTCCAACAACACCATTTTTGACCTACCACTGCTAGGAGAGTGGCAAGTGCAAGCCGATGGAGTATGGATATGTACTACAGATGAGCAAACTGCTACGGTAAGTTTTAGTTCATTTGCTGTGCAAGCTACAAAACTCTTGGGGTTATCACAATGGAATTTACCTGAGTTGAAAATCCCAGTGCTAGAATTTCTCCGCAATGAGGCTGTATGGATAACTTCCTACTTAGATGAAGACATGAGATTAGGACGAGGTGCAACTGGAAATTTGTTTGTGTTCCGCCGTGAAGCTTAA
- a CDS encoding biotin/lipoate A/B protein ligase family protein produces MGSKQWRLIPLLDASGSVQMAIDRWLLEQHQSGKHPPTLRFYTWSPPAISLGYHQRQYPQHWENLTWRGQKLDLVRRPTGGRAVLHQGDLTYAVVTSGLPSNRVAAYQKICEFLIQGWKAIAIQLTYGTAGRGYIHNPNCFGTATGADLVLVDGTKLIGSAQLRRGDVILQHGSMRLQPDAELFAQVFGAEAFTPVQLNLSVEQIITALTAAASDCFGMQLEVKPLCLSEWNDILARV; encoded by the coding sequence ATGGGTAGCAAGCAGTGGCGACTAATTCCTTTATTGGACGCTTCCGGTAGTGTACAGATGGCTATTGACCGTTGGTTATTAGAACAGCACCAGTCTGGTAAACATCCACCTACTTTGAGATTTTACACTTGGTCGCCACCTGCCATTTCTCTTGGTTATCATCAACGCCAATATCCCCAACATTGGGAAAATTTAACTTGGCGAGGTCAAAAGTTAGATTTAGTGCGTCGTCCTACAGGTGGTAGGGCAGTATTACATCAAGGTGATTTAACTTATGCTGTGGTAACATCTGGTTTGCCTAGTAATCGTGTTGCAGCTTATCAAAAGATTTGTGAATTTTTAATTCAAGGATGGAAAGCGATCGCCATACAATTAACCTATGGTACAGCCGGGCGTGGTTACATCCATAATCCTAATTGCTTTGGTACAGCCACAGGTGCAGATTTAGTTTTAGTAGATGGAACAAAACTAATTGGTAGCGCTCAACTGCGGCGCGGTGATGTAATCTTGCAACATGGTTCTATGCGTCTCCAACCCGATGCAGAATTATTTGCCCAAGTATTTGGGGCAGAAGCTTTTACACCTGTGCAATTAAACTTGAGTGTAGAACAGATAATTACGGCTTTGACTGCTGCTGCTAGTGATTGTTTTGGTATGCAGTTAGAAGTAAAACCTTTGTGTTTATCTGAGTGGAATGATATTTTGGCAAGAGTGTAG
- a CDS encoding YbjN domain-containing protein, with protein sequence MATYQENLTNDERIEELISEKTSINHVEIIENVIDSLEQDDSAMVSHTPEGGYLWKFKYGTVEVFVQLTGTTDEDTITVWSTVLHLPAKDEPKLLRHLLELNCSGTFEARFGIIENQVVVISIRTLAEISPGEVSRLITIVATVADDNDEALQSEFGAA encoded by the coding sequence ATGGCAACTTACCAAGAAAACCTAACTAACGACGAACGCATTGAAGAACTAATTTCCGAAAAAACTAGCATTAATCATGTAGAAATCATTGAAAATGTCATCGACTCTCTAGAACAAGATGATAGTGCAATGGTTAGCCACACTCCAGAGGGTGGTTATCTATGGAAGTTCAAATATGGCACTGTCGAAGTATTTGTTCAACTGACTGGAACAACCGATGAAGATACTATTACAGTGTGGTCAACTGTTCTCCACTTACCAGCTAAGGATGAACCTAAGTTATTGCGTCATCTATTGGAGTTGAACTGTTCTGGTACTTTTGAAGCCCGTTTTGGCATTATTGAAAATCAAGTAGTGGTTATTTCTATCCGCACCTTGGCAGAAATATCTCCTGGGGAAGTCTCACGGCTGATTACTATTGTGGCTACTGTCGCCGATGACAATGATGAAGCCTTACAATCAGAATTTGGTGCAGCTTAA